A window of Chitinophaga sp. MM2321 contains these coding sequences:
- a CDS encoding methyltransferase domain-containing protein yields the protein MEKLDSQYWNERYLTGNTGWDMGYVSLPLKEYIDQLPGPHLRILIPGGGNSYEASYLHQEGFSDVTVLDIAPSVVERLQQSFTGTGVTVLEEDFFAHTGSYDLVLEQTFFCALDPLLRKDYVRKMQSLIKPGGHLAGVFFDRGFDQPGPPFTATEEEYRALFSPYFHIKTLETCYNSHPARQGKELFLNFIPK from the coding sequence ATGGAAAAACTGGATAGTCAATATTGGAACGAGCGGTATCTCACCGGCAACACCGGCTGGGATATGGGATACGTATCGCTTCCGTTAAAGGAATATATTGATCAATTACCCGGCCCTCATCTTCGTATACTCATTCCCGGTGGTGGTAACAGCTATGAAGCATCGTATCTTCATCAGGAGGGTTTCAGCGACGTAACAGTGCTGGACATTGCGCCATCAGTGGTGGAGCGGTTACAGCAATCTTTTACGGGTACTGGTGTAACGGTATTGGAAGAAGATTTTTTTGCCCATACCGGCAGCTATGACCTGGTATTGGAACAAACATTTTTCTGTGCCCTGGATCCGTTATTAAGAAAAGATTATGTGCGGAAGATGCAGTCTCTCATCAAACCCGGCGGACATCTTGCCGGTGTTTTCTTTGATCGCGGTTTTGATCAGCCGGGCCCACCATTTACTGCTACGGAGGAGGAATACCGGGCATTATTTTCGCCGTACTTTCATATAAAAACATTGGAAACCTGTTACAATTCCCATCCTGCCAGGCAGGGAAAGGAGTTGTTTCTTAATTTTATACCGAAATA